A portion of the Candidatus Nitrosotenuis aquarius genome contains these proteins:
- a CDS encoding helix-turn-helix domain-containing protein, with translation MFTINGNGKEVAELFKKFGLNEYESRVYFTLQVSGKTKAGRLWQSAGVPQNKVYHSIQTLSMKGLVEPTSLNPLEVKAKPFLRFANEYMNDKKCSLYEIQEKIDNYRGAVKNNKLVRVVV, from the coding sequence ATGTTCACGATAAACGGAAATGGAAAGGAGGTAGCCGAACTCTTCAAGAAGTTCGGTCTGAACGAATATGAGTCGAGGGTCTACTTTACGCTCCAAGTAAGCGGTAAGACCAAGGCGGGCAGACTGTGGCAATCGGCAGGTGTGCCACAGAACAAAGTCTACCACTCGATTCAGACGCTCTCAATGAAGGGTCTAGTTGAGCCGACAAGCCTCAATCCGCTGGAGGTCAAGGCAAAGCCCTTCCTTAGGTTCGCCAACGAGTACATGAACGACAAAAAGTGCTCGCTCTACGAGATTCAGGAGAAGATAGACAACTACAGGGGTGCGGTAAAGAACAACAAATTGGTGCGGGTCGTCGTTTGA
- a CDS encoding DsbA family protein — translation MVYLFWMVSKISQRFTLEITKSTIIFAALFLVFGYFVGNVLPISGGSASVSIKQVDAGASAGELQQQQAPSNVKLEVEDDPTIGSKDAKVIFYEFSDFQCPFCRRFFTDSLSQLEKEYVYTGKVLFVYKDFPLTQIHPGALPAAVYSECANKQGKWREFHDMVFNEQNKQGGGTVQFGQAELDQWAKTAGLDATELAKCVQDPSVVAEVQSDQNTGVSLGVSGTPSFFIGSQDKGFVNVVGAQPYAVLKQAIDQKLN, via the coding sequence ATGGTTTATCTATTTTGGATGGTGTCAAAAATCTCTCAAAGATTCACCCTTGAAATAACAAAATCTACCATAATATTCGCTGCACTGTTCTTGGTTTTCGGATACTTTGTAGGCAATGTTCTTCCAATATCTGGCGGATCTGCGTCCGTTTCTATAAAGCAGGTTGATGCTGGTGCTTCGGCAGGCGAGTTACAGCAACAGCAGGCACCTTCCAATGTCAAGCTGGAGGTGGAGGACGACCCTACGATAGGGAGCAAGGACGCCAAGGTGATCTTTTATGAGTTCAGCGACTTCCAGTGCCCGTTCTGCAGAAGGTTCTTCACTGACAGTCTTTCACAACTGGAAAAAGAATATGTCTACACCGGCAAGGTTCTTTTTGTCTACAAGGACTTTCCTCTGACTCAGATTCATCCTGGCGCCTTGCCAGCTGCAGTGTATTCAGAGTGCGCCAACAAGCAGGGCAAGTGGAGGGAGTTCCACGACATGGTGTTCAACGAGCAGAACAAGCAGGGCGGCGGCACCGTCCAGTTCGGCCAGGCCGAGCTCGACCAGTGGGCAAAGACGGCAGGTCTGGACGCAACGGAGCTTGCCAAGTGCGTACAGGATCCGAGTGTTGTTGCGGAGGTCCAGAGCGACCAGAACACCGGGGTATCTTTGGGGGTATCTGGCACACCGTCCTTCTTCATCGGCTCTCAGGACAAGGGCTTTGTCAACGTTGTAGGTGCGCAGCCGTATGCTGTCCTAAAGCAGGCAATAGACCAGAAGCTAAACTGA
- a CDS encoding AsnC family transcriptional regulator codes for MPFELDKIDTDILESLLEDGRKSFRQVSREIKVSTPTVKARYQRLVNVGLIKAVLPVIDLGKVEDKTGLKLDKIRSKAIKNHNVKLSKDAVVKLSCDYCKGPVHGKPSILKFSIFERFFCCPSCKTLYKEKHHGRIQSLSENLNAR; via the coding sequence ATGCCTTTTGAATTGGACAAAATCGACACAGACATCTTGGAATCACTGCTAGAAGACGGCAGAAAATCTTTCAGACAGGTTTCAAGGGAAATTAAAGTCAGCACACCAACTGTCAAAGCGCGGTATCAAAGACTAGTGAATGTGGGTCTCATTAAGGCAGTATTGCCAGTGATTGATCTTGGAAAAGTCGAAGACAAAACAGGCTTGAAGCTTGATAAAATACGCTCAAAGGCAATAAAAAACCACAATGTCAAGTTGAGCAAAGATGCTGTTGTGAAACTGTCTTGCGATTATTGCAAGGGGCCAGTACATGGCAAACCGAGTATTCTGAAATTCTCAATATTTGAGAGGTTCTTTTGTTGCCCGTCATGCAAGACGTTGTACAAAGAAAAACACCACGGCAGAATCCAAAGCCTCTCTGAGAATCTTAATGCCCGATAG
- a CDS encoding DsbA family protein, translating to MSNENSGRTKSITKTTIVFGVVLLVLGYFVGNTVPLTSINSGQQANVGTIISTVGQNDKSPSTKFAGSVNFDVPTIAKFKGSESARLNLVEFGDYQCPFCEKFFKETEPILEDEYINTGKVKFYFLDVSILGSDSLVLAQASWCADEQGKYYEYHDYIYANQGQENSGWGTTDKVKGLARNIPGIDTEKFNQCLDAKKYESRSQQLTQFAQQLGLTGTPTMFVGNSELGYTKITGAQPYSVFKQVIEKYLEQI from the coding sequence ATGTCCAATGAAAATTCTGGAAGGACAAAAAGCATAACCAAAACAACGATCGTTTTTGGCGTAGTGCTTCTAGTGCTTGGCTATTTTGTGGGAAACACCGTCCCACTAACAAGTATTAACAGTGGACAGCAGGCAAATGTAGGTACAATAATCTCGACCGTTGGCCAAAATGACAAGTCGCCTTCAACCAAGTTTGCTGGAAGCGTGAATTTTGATGTTCCTACAATAGCAAAATTCAAGGGATCTGAATCCGCAAGACTGAATTTGGTGGAATTTGGAGACTATCAATGCCCATTCTGTGAAAAATTCTTCAAGGAGACCGAACCAATTCTCGAAGATGAATACATCAATACAGGAAAAGTAAAATTTTATTTTCTTGATGTTTCAATACTTGGATCTGATTCACTTGTGCTCGCACAAGCATCATGGTGTGCAGATGAGCAAGGAAAATACTATGAATATCATGACTATATCTATGCAAATCAGGGGCAGGAAAACAGTGGCTGGGGGACCACTGACAAGGTGAAGGGCCTTGCTAGGAACATTCCGGGAATCGACACGGAAAAATTCAATCAGTGTCTTGACGCCAAAAAATACGAGTCAAGAAGTCAGCAGCTGACGCAGTTCGCCCAACAACTCGGTCTTACTGGTACACCTACGATGTTTGTAGGAAACTCAGAACTTGGCTATACAAAAATCACAGGCGCGCAGCCATATTCTGTATTCAAACAGGTAATCGAAAAATATCTAGAACAGATCTGA
- a CDS encoding TATA-box-binding protein: MLQVKPVITIQNVVASASVGQKIDLDLLVKIFPDVEYNPDQFPGLVFRLESPMTATLIFRTGKMVCTGAKSEEESIKAVRNVVQNLRNGGIRIDNDATITIQNIVASVDLGSRVHLEEAARILPRSMYEPEQFPGLIYRMPDPKTVSLIFASGKVVCTGAKKESEVRRSVYTLHALLEEKNLMD; encoded by the coding sequence GTGTTACAGGTAAAGCCAGTAATCACCATACAGAATGTTGTAGCCTCTGCGTCGGTAGGACAAAAAATCGATCTTGATCTTCTCGTAAAGATCTTTCCAGATGTGGAGTACAACCCAGACCAATTTCCAGGGCTCGTCTTCAGACTAGAGTCTCCAATGACTGCAACATTGATTTTTCGCACCGGTAAGATGGTCTGTACTGGAGCAAAGTCAGAAGAAGAGTCCATCAAGGCTGTAAGAAACGTTGTACAAAATCTTCGAAACGGTGGAATAAGAATAGACAATGATGCGACCATAACGATTCAAAACATAGTCGCCTCTGTAGACCTAGGCAGCAGAGTGCACCTGGAGGAGGCCGCAAGAATACTGCCGCGAAGCATGTACGAGCCAGAACAGTTTCCAGGCCTCATATACCGAATGCCTGATCCAAAGACGGTGAGTTTGATATTTGCGTCGGGAAAAGTAGTGTGCACCGGCGCAAAAAAAGAGTCCGAAGTACGTAGATCAGTGTACACTTTGCATGCATTACTTGAAGAAAAAAATCTGATGGACTAG
- a CDS encoding P-II family nitrogen regulator: MKKIEVYLQSGKLEQIVETIEQVGQKGLTVFYARGRGDAERSKIHGQRGVKMQEAMFNMVDCVVAVVEDKLVDALVTKIKKQVDGDNKGLVIVSSIDDAIKL, encoded by the coding sequence ATGAAAAAAATTGAAGTTTATCTTCAATCCGGCAAATTGGAGCAGATAGTTGAGACAATAGAACAAGTAGGCCAGAAAGGACTGACAGTATTTTATGCACGAGGACGTGGAGACGCAGAACGCTCAAAGATACATGGCCAACGAGGAGTAAAAATGCAGGAAGCCATGTTCAATATGGTTGACTGTGTTGTTGCTGTCGTGGAAGACAAATTGGTTGACGCTTTGGTGACAAAGATAAAGAAGCAAGTAGATGGCGACAATAAGGGACTAGTCATAGTTTCAAGTATTGACGATGCCATAAAACTATGA
- a CDS encoding multicopper oxidase family protein gives MKKSVRNALLVMVIIIVSVVSASGYFLLANKISGPEFDSDAANGVSLDRSLQGLAALDSREQNLSDGDVFNMDARKATKRIDGSEISMYAYNGQIPGPVLKVRQGNSLTVNFTNNLDVDTTVHWHGIRVKNEFDGVPGVTQRAIRPGESFAYRLDFPDAGVYWYHPHVREDYQQELGLYGNIIVQPSDPRYYNQVNREEMLILDDIMLVGGDVEAFSKDYVKRTLMGRFGNVMLLNGKEDYRLDVKKGEKVRFYITDAANARTFNLSVEGQQMVLVGDDSGRYERDSPVDSVVISPGERRIVEIQFDKPGSFDIIHITPDSGYVIGGIEVSNVGLALGRKENVLPPSIRGQIDKFDGYLKKSPDIEMQLKSELTGMMSRTGGGTMSHTMPDGSVMRTSMTMDESGPIEWEDDKFMMNSMSNSENTRWVIRDAKTGKENDDLMYNFKVGDIKKVRIYNDPSSMHPMQHPIHLHGQRFLVLSEDGMTNDNLAWKDTVLVKKGSTVDLLVDFTNPGNWVIHCHIPEHMESGMMAKFSVSEKP, from the coding sequence ATGAAAAAGTCAGTCAGAAATGCCCTCTTGGTCATGGTAATAATCATAGTTTCAGTTGTCTCGGCTTCTGGATATTTTCTGCTGGCCAACAAAATATCTGGACCCGAGTTTGATTCAGATGCAGCCAACGGGGTTTCTCTGGACAGATCTCTACAGGGACTCGCCGCTCTTGACTCCAGGGAGCAAAATCTTTCCGACGGCGATGTTTTCAACATGGATGCCAGAAAAGCAACTAAGAGAATTGATGGCAGTGAGATATCCATGTACGCCTATAATGGCCAGATACCAGGACCTGTCCTGAAAGTCAGACAAGGGAACTCGTTAACTGTAAATTTCACCAATAATCTTGATGTTGACACGACTGTGCACTGGCACGGAATAAGGGTCAAGAACGAGTTCGACGGAGTACCGGGTGTAACTCAGAGAGCAATCAGACCTGGAGAGAGTTTTGCCTATCGACTGGACTTTCCAGATGCTGGTGTCTACTGGTACCATCCTCATGTCCGTGAGGATTACCAGCAGGAACTAGGTCTGTACGGCAACATAATCGTGCAGCCGTCTGATCCTAGATACTACAACCAGGTCAACAGAGAGGAGATGCTGATTCTTGACGACATCATGTTAGTGGGTGGGGACGTCGAGGCGTTCTCAAAAGATTATGTGAAACGAACCCTCATGGGCAGGTTCGGCAACGTCATGCTTCTCAACGGCAAAGAGGACTACAGACTGGATGTTAAGAAGGGCGAGAAGGTCAGGTTCTACATAACTGACGCCGCAAATGCGAGGACCTTCAACCTTTCAGTGGAAGGGCAGCAGATGGTGCTAGTCGGGGACGATTCTGGTAGGTATGAGAGGGACTCCCCTGTCGACAGTGTCGTGATCTCGCCGGGCGAGAGGAGGATAGTAGAGATCCAATTTGACAAACCAGGCAGTTTCGACATCATCCACATAACTCCGGACTCAGGATATGTTATTGGTGGCATCGAGGTGTCCAACGTCGGTCTGGCCTTGGGAAGGAAAGAAAACGTCTTGCCGCCAAGCATCAGGGGCCAGATAGACAAGTTTGACGGATATCTGAAAAAATCACCAGACATTGAGATGCAGTTGAAATCGGAGCTCACTGGAATGATGTCGAGGACAGGGGGCGGCACAATGTCGCACACCATGCCTGATGGATCTGTCATGAGAACCTCTATGACAATGGACGAGTCAGGCCCAATAGAATGGGAGGACGACAAGTTCATGATGAACTCCATGTCGAACAGCGAGAACACCAGGTGGGTAATCAGGGACGCAAAGACCGGCAAAGAGAACGATGATCTGATGTATAATTTCAAAGTAGGTGACATCAAAAAGGTCAGAATATACAACGACCCAAGCTCAATGCATCCAATGCAGCACCCAATACACCTGCACGGCCAGAGGTTCCTAGTGCTAAGCGAGGACGGAATGACAAACGACAACTTGGCATGGAAGGATACGGTATTAGTCAAGAAAGGATCTACCGTGGACCTGTTGGTTGACTTCACGAATCCCGGTAACTGGGTGATTCACTGCCACATACCGGAACACATGGAATCGGGGATGATGGCAAAATTCTCCGTGAGCGAAAAACCCTGA
- a CDS encoding M48 family metallopeptidase, translating into MESKSHIVTAESTVRMVVPIISILFVVLSALGNLSSSYYKLDTLEERDVILYYIGLMILLSLPLLGIIAYLASPLIVNKKDKIELSKVYPEVYSNIISLCKELKITKIPKCYVVNTVENYCYVFGRNLGKGNLIITSNLIKILDKEQLEVVILHEIAHIKHSDVGFMTWANTFLIMFRYWVVFFVVSIVLSYFLVSSNPVQDAISWFRQSVLVGIGFLALPYISITSVSRIRENLADAEVLLHRPAGLMKSAIKEITIESLGNSLIFKKRKSGKFVTLKCKVPKFVRTYIIDTHPTLSERLVNIESHRYVYNESKFWHITTETAIYAGAISAYVVYFSWLGMFFLSGGDTKEISIYILVFFLVPTIIISLVNVYPLRYSAEKQVTTVAGISWKSFRDAFSLIYRAGFQTSLIGVVSYGVFSILYGAIVNGLSQDLLYLFPMLILFQGLLVLLVHTVAILTKVHYASATNK; encoded by the coding sequence GTGGAATCAAAATCGCATATTGTAACGGCAGAATCGACAGTCCGGATGGTTGTGCCAATAATCTCAATATTATTTGTGGTTCTGAGTGCACTTGGAAATCTTTCCTCTTCTTATTACAAATTAGACACGCTAGAAGAAAGAGACGTAATTCTGTATTACATAGGACTCATGATTCTTCTATCGTTGCCATTGTTAGGCATTATCGCGTATCTTGCTTCTCCACTGATCGTAAATAAGAAGGACAAAATCGAACTATCCAAAGTCTATCCTGAAGTGTACTCAAACATCATTAGTCTGTGTAAGGAGCTGAAAATCACAAAAATACCAAAATGCTACGTTGTCAATACCGTCGAAAACTATTGCTACGTTTTTGGTAGAAATCTGGGAAAAGGAAATCTCATAATAACTTCGAATCTCATCAAAATTCTAGATAAAGAGCAACTCGAAGTAGTCATCTTGCATGAAATTGCGCACATAAAGCATTCTGATGTGGGATTCATGACTTGGGCCAATACGTTTCTGATCATGTTCAGGTATTGGGTTGTGTTTTTTGTAGTCAGTATAGTTCTTTCTTATTTTCTCGTATCTAGCAACCCTGTACAAGATGCGATTTCATGGTTTAGACAGTCTGTTTTGGTCGGAATTGGATTTCTGGCTCTACCGTACATATCAATAACATCTGTGTCGAGAATTAGAGAAAATCTTGCCGATGCCGAGGTGTTGTTACACAGACCAGCTGGACTGATGAAATCAGCAATTAAAGAAATCACTATCGAATCACTTGGCAATTCATTGATCTTTAAAAAAAGAAAATCTGGCAAATTTGTAACTTTGAAATGTAAAGTGCCAAAATTTGTTAGGACCTACATAATTGACACCCATCCCACCCTCAGTGAAAGGCTTGTGAATATTGAAAGCCACAGATATGTCTATAATGAATCCAAATTTTGGCACATCACGACAGAAACCGCAATCTATGCAGGAGCGATTAGCGCGTATGTGGTGTATTTTTCGTGGTTGGGGATGTTCTTTCTGTCTGGTGGGGACACAAAGGAAATATCGATTTACATCCTTGTTTTCTTTCTAGTCCCAACAATAATCATCTCGCTAGTTAATGTGTATCCTCTCAGATATTCTGCGGAAAAACAAGTAACAACGGTAGCGGGAATTTCTTGGAAATCGTTCCGAGATGCGTTTTCTCTGATTTATCGCGCTGGATTCCAAACAAGTTTGATAGGCGTTGTCTCATATGGAGTTTTTAGCATCTTGTATGGGGCGATTGTCAACGGTCTTTCTCAAGACCTCCTGTATCTGTTTCCGATGCTCATCTTGTTTCAAGGACTTTTGGTACTCTTGGTCCATACAGTCGCAATTCTAACGAAGGTCCATTACGCATCAGCAACCAATAAGTAA
- a CDS encoding heavy metal translocating P-type ATPase yields MSSEQIQTKRTAIKIGGMHCAGCVNSIQNYVMDIPGVKKCEVNLAAEKAVLEFDPSSIDLRKIEDAIQDVGYKVVYEKLTLKLSGITDSSDADNLEKKLRELEGIRYASVNYGNSQTVIEYNQALISLSDIRQIISKHGYQILSEDLSASAEEIEAKKLRKLFAVGLVFTVPILLFAYPEYLSFVPWAGTEIAGYIMFACASIVQFATGSRFYIGAFRIAKMKSANMDTLVVIGTTAAYLFSAYNTFPNLVWHNIYYDAAAVVITFIVLGKYLENKTKGKASSIIKKMLELQPKTARLRKDGKETDIPVEMIKQDDVIVIRPGEKIPVDGIVIDGHSAVDESMITGESVAVEKKQGDFVIGSTVNKDGVLIVRATKVGSESMLSQIVKLVEDAMGRKPPMQRMVDKISGYFALVVIGISIVTFAGWYVFAAPGQHHLAASLIPAVAVLVVACPCALGLATPTAVMVGMSKSAQNGVIFKSGEALETLGKITVAVFDKTGTLTEGSPEVTDIISIVNFDKNRILQIAAIAEKNSEHPLAKSIVKNAQEQNLVIAEPADFISVAGRGVDVVYDGKKILVGSQGFITERGVDDSQAKEVTTKLQDEGKTTILVALDNKIIGILGLIDTAKPSAKDAVKSLKSKGIEVVMLTGDNQRTSNTVAKEIGIERVIANVLPADKLDVIKKLQAEGKKVAMAGDGVNDAAALTQADVGIAVGSGTDIAIESGKVVLIRNDVRDVVTAIEISKKTISKIKQNLFYAFVYNAALIPIAGLGLLYPALAGLTMAASSVSVTGSSLLLKRWSPTK; encoded by the coding sequence ATGAGCTCCGAACAGATTCAAACCAAACGTACTGCAATCAAGATAGGTGGCATGCACTGCGCTGGATGTGTTAATTCAATACAAAACTACGTCATGGACATTCCTGGCGTTAAAAAATGCGAGGTCAATCTTGCCGCAGAAAAGGCGGTCTTGGAGTTTGATCCCTCCTCAATCGACTTGAGAAAGATCGAAGACGCGATACAGGACGTTGGTTACAAAGTCGTTTATGAGAAACTCACCTTGAAGCTAAGTGGTATCACAGATTCAAGCGATGCAGACAACTTGGAGAAAAAATTGCGAGAACTTGAAGGAATCAGGTACGCATCTGTTAACTATGGGAACAGTCAAACAGTGATCGAATACAACCAGGCTCTGATTTCCCTTTCAGACATCAGGCAGATAATTAGCAAGCACGGATACCAGATACTAAGTGAGGACCTGTCCGCATCGGCTGAAGAGATAGAGGCAAAAAAGCTCAGAAAATTGTTCGCAGTCGGGCTCGTATTCACCGTCCCAATTCTGCTTTTTGCATACCCAGAATATCTATCGTTTGTTCCGTGGGCCGGCACTGAAATTGCCGGCTACATTATGTTCGCTTGTGCAAGCATAGTCCAGTTTGCGACTGGCAGTAGGTTCTACATCGGAGCGTTCAGGATTGCGAAAATGAAATCTGCAAACATGGACACACTTGTAGTGATCGGCACGACTGCAGCCTATCTGTTCAGCGCTTACAACACGTTTCCGAACCTTGTATGGCACAACATCTACTATGATGCTGCCGCGGTTGTGATCACATTCATAGTTCTGGGAAAGTATCTAGAGAACAAGACCAAGGGCAAGGCCTCATCAATAATCAAAAAAATGCTCGAGCTGCAACCAAAGACTGCAAGGTTGAGGAAGGACGGAAAAGAAACTGACATTCCTGTTGAGATGATAAAGCAGGATGACGTCATAGTGATTCGTCCTGGAGAAAAGATCCCAGTCGATGGCATAGTGATCGATGGGCATTCTGCAGTAGACGAGTCAATGATCACAGGAGAGTCGGTGGCAGTTGAAAAGAAGCAGGGAGATTTTGTAATAGGAAGCACGGTCAACAAAGACGGTGTCCTAATAGTGCGGGCGACAAAGGTGGGAAGCGAGAGCATGCTCTCACAAATTGTAAAACTGGTCGAGGACGCGATGGGCAGAAAACCTCCGATGCAGAGAATGGTCGATAAAATATCTGGCTATTTTGCACTTGTAGTTATTGGCATATCAATAGTTACTTTTGCTGGATGGTATGTTTTCGCAGCGCCAGGCCAACACCACCTTGCGGCATCTCTGATTCCGGCGGTGGCAGTACTAGTTGTTGCCTGTCCGTGTGCGCTAGGCCTTGCCACGCCCACTGCAGTGATGGTAGGAATGAGCAAAAGCGCTCAAAATGGAGTCATATTCAAAAGCGGTGAAGCTCTAGAAACTTTGGGCAAGATTACAGTCGCCGTCTTTGATAAAACCGGCACTTTAACCGAAGGAAGTCCTGAGGTAACAGACATAATCTCAATTGTCAATTTTGATAAAAACAGAATTCTGCAAATTGCTGCCATAGCAGAAAAAAACTCCGAGCATCCCCTTGCAAAGTCGATTGTCAAAAACGCCCAAGAACAAAACTTGGTGATTGCAGAGCCGGCCGACTTTATCTCTGTAGCAGGGAGAGGAGTCGATGTTGTATATGACGGCAAAAAAATTCTTGTCGGAAGCCAAGGATTCATCACAGAAAGAGGAGTTGACGATTCTCAAGCCAAAGAAGTAACCACAAAACTGCAAGACGAGGGCAAGACAACAATACTTGTTGCTTTGGATAATAAGATCATCGGAATACTTGGGCTCATAGACACAGCAAAACCGAGTGCAAAAGACGCTGTGAAATCACTAAAATCAAAAGGAATCGAAGTTGTTATGCTAACGGGTGACAATCAGAGAACATCCAATACAGTTGCAAAAGAAATAGGAATAGAGCGAGTGATTGCAAATGTTCTTCCCGCGGACAAGCTAGACGTCATAAAAAAACTGCAGGCAGAGGGAAAAAAGGTTGCAATGGCAGGAGACGGCGTCAACGATGCAGCTGCTCTAACCCAGGCTGATGTCGGCATTGCTGTCGGGAGCGGCACCGACATTGCAATCGAATCTGGCAAGGTTGTTCTAATAAGAAACGACGTCAGGGACGTAGTCACGGCAATCGAGATCAGCAAGAAAACAATCAGCAAGATAAAACAGAATCTGTTTTACGCTTTTGTATACAACGCGGCCCTAATCCCCATAGCAGGACTTGGATTACTTTATCCAGCACTTGCTGGACTCACAATGGCTGCTAGTTCTGTTTCTGTCACAGGCAGCTCACTGTTACTCAAGAGATGGTCACCGACAAAGTAG
- a CDS encoding F510_1955 family glycosylhydrolase yields the protein MFKVLTKTPPTKLVILIIGIALVIGGLAGVFLANFAVNTHENSEINPRTVFWRHIHGLGFDPDNRNILYIATHGDFYWSVNDGPPSKVDEQRADYMAFNAPYTRGVPLYASGHPATGGNTGLIKSTDGGKTWQQVSTVLDPPVDFHAMSISRSDPNVIIGHDSAGRGLFKTTDSGKTWQTLEFPEFVSALAISPNDANVVFAATAKGVHQSMDGANTWTQIEQYKGLPALSLAFDEDGILYASTEEFGLTRSSNLGLSWDEISTPELTIMSIAIDAQNKALYVAGYAPEGYQEVYKSSDDGNSWDLIGTNREL from the coding sequence ATGTTTAAAGTGCTAACAAAAACACCACCCACAAAACTCGTCATCTTGATAATCGGAATTGCGTTGGTCATAGGAGGTCTAGCTGGGGTGTTCTTGGCAAATTTTGCAGTCAACACGCATGAAAACTCGGAAATCAATCCAAGAACGGTTTTCTGGAGACATATTCACGGACTAGGATTTGATCCCGACAACAGAAACATCTTGTACATAGCAACACATGGGGATTTTTATTGGAGCGTAAATGACGGGCCTCCAAGCAAAGTAGACGAGCAAAGGGCAGACTACATGGCGTTCAATGCTCCATACACTCGAGGAGTGCCTCTCTATGCGAGCGGACACCCTGCAACTGGCGGTAACACTGGGCTGATCAAAAGCACGGATGGAGGAAAAACTTGGCAGCAAGTCTCCACAGTACTTGATCCGCCTGTTGACTTTCATGCAATGAGTATCAGCAGATCAGATCCAAATGTGATAATTGGTCATGACAGTGCAGGACGCGGACTGTTCAAAACAACAGATTCCGGAAAGACTTGGCAGACATTAGAGTTTCCAGAGTTTGTCTCCGCGCTTGCCATATCACCGAATGACGCAAACGTGGTCTTTGCGGCTACCGCAAAAGGAGTACACCAATCAATGGACGGCGCAAACACTTGGACTCAGATTGAGCAATACAAAGGACTGCCTGCGCTTTCTTTAGCCTTTGATGAGGACGGTATTCTTTATGCATCGACTGAGGAGTTTGGCCTCACAAGGTCATCCAATCTTGGATTAAGCTGGGATGAGATAAGTACGCCAGAGTTGACCATCATGAGCATAGCAATCGATGCACAAAACAAGGCCTTGTATGTGGCAGGATATGCGCCTGAGGGATATCAAGAAGTCTACAAGAGCTCAGACGATGGAAACTCTTGGGATCTGATTGGAACCAACAGGGAACTGTAA